TCACGTACCTTTTTATGTGGTTATATCCATTTTTATGTTAAGTCTTCCTCAAAAACTTCAAAATGATGATTATTTCAAGAGAGCTAGCAATATTAAAAACCTTCtcatttatttaaaagagGTACAATTTTATCCATATAagtatatacacatataaatttgCAGtctacacatatatatatatatatatatatatatatatatatttatatttatatgtattttattttacttttttttttttcagaatAGCAAAATTGAAAATCACGaagattatatattaaatgatacCCTAAAATTTTGTGACcgtaagaatatatataagagtattttaaataaatataatttgttgtatttatatatatatatatatatatatatatatatttatttatttatttatttattttattttatttttttttttttaaagagtTAAAATATCCACACTTATCAGAAGAAACATCATTAATTGAGACCATATTCGACACACTATTATATTCTGGAGTTATATCAAAAAATTCCTTTATACAggtaaataaaatgattatataagtttatatatatatatatatatatatatatatatatatatattatatgttattataattataaaatatataattattattcattgctttcctttttttatttttctagtGGTTCCAAGATGATGATTCAAATGCAGAATTAAAAAGTAAAGCTATGTTACAGgtaatcatatatttttatgtggttatataattatgtgttcaattatttatttacaacatatatgacttcttcattttatatatattattttacgaTAAATTGTGTAAAATAAGCTTAAAAAGAAGatagaaagaaaaaagaaaaaaaatttttttttttttttttgaagtgGCATATCATATGAtcttttatcaaaaaaaaaaaaaaaaaaaaaaaaaaattaaatgatgaaaagaGAAAGGCGTATGCTAACaaatgaaattaatataaacaatgtgtttctaatttttttccatatctttttttttttttttgtcatcatagaaaaaaaaaaaaaatatatatatatatattgttgcacacatgttattttttgtattattttgatttccaacatttatttataatataaaaaaaaaaaagaaaaaaaaaaaaaaaaacaatatatatttgattattttatatttatttattttatttatttttttttttttttcgtttctCCTTTAGTTAATATATTGGCATAAGTGGTTAACCGAAGAGGAAAAGGACCAAGAAGAAGAAATTGACGAATTAGATGAcacagaagaaaaaaatataagtgaTGTTTcagatattgaaaaaaatgtcccaaaaaatttcatttttaaaaaaattaaaaagaagcTTTTCTAAAATAATCTATACACAACgtataagaataatatatgaatacagtataaataattatatatttttttattattttaatattttgtttattttatttttttttatatactataccatattatattatattatatatacctttttttatatttttaccaatttatttattttttttttttttttttttttttttttattaataaaaacttattaaaatacaaattaagttattattttaaataattaataatatattatttatttaatatgaattatatatatgtaatatatatatatattataatatgataacaaggtgacatattatttttaaatttaatataattatttttatatgaaatatatacgatattatatattttcatacatattattaataagtatatttgtatagcttgttattttttttatataccacTTTTCAGcactatataataatattatatatgagaaaagaatataaaaaaatagaatataaaaaaaatataaaagaataaaaaaataaaagaaaaaactcTCTAAGCGcacatatatgaaaaatcgTAATAATaggataaataaaaaatacatattatataataatatgaaatgtatacatatattaaaatatatatataatatatattatatatatatatattatatatatttatttattattatataataccaaACAAATATgtcataaataattattccaTATGCTACATATGtacttttattaatatttacatttaaggttcatatgtatatgttataaaagtaaattattttcttttatattttttaattatgattatattattattattatttttatctcttAATTGaagcaaaaaaataaaataaaataaaataaaataaataaaaaaaaaaaatataaataggttaaacatttttaatatttatttaaataaataaatgaataatattatatacatttgatatagatatatgtgaacaatttatatatagaaaaatatttctctcctattattttaaaataaattttcttattttctccttttatatattttatttatttaaattggAAATTctcatattttttcatttttgtattaaaaatattattttataaaaatatatacatttataatattttatatatattattattataactatatataacaaatagtTAAGtacctatatatttatttttttttttttaattataatatcaaaaataaaaacataaatatatatatatatatcccaAAATGACTACTTATACTTTAGTTCTTTTAAGACATGGTttgaatgaaaaaaagaaaaaaaaaaaaaaactttaaaaatataaaaaaaaaaaaaaaaaaatgttataaaagtaataatgtaattatttttattatattgaagTTAACACATATGatactttttttcttttatttttactttttatatttaaggtGAAAGTACATGGAACAAGGAAAACAAGTTCACAGGATGGACCGATGTTCCTTTAAGTGAAAAGGGAGAAGAAGAAGCAAtgtaatttaaaagaaagaGAAACGTTAtccatataattttaaaaaaaaaaattgtcatataattatttaaaggaATGTATTCCTGATACATTAATACCTTGTTTGTGtgcttatttttttttttgttcgtGTACACaccaaatatttattttgttatatatatatatatatatatttttttttttttttttttttttttttttttttttatatatagagcTGCTGGAAAATACCTTAAGGAAAAGAATTTCAAATTCGACGTTGTTTATACATCAGTTTTGAAGAGAGCAATTTGCACAGCCTGGAATGTATTAAAAACAGCTGACCTTTTACATGTTCCAGTTGTTAAAACTTGGAGATTAAATGAAAGGCACTATGGTTCCCTTCAAGGTTTAAACAAATCAGAAACAGCCAAGAAGTATGGAGAGGAACAAGTAAAAATATGGAGAAGATCATATGATATCCCTCCACCAAAATTAGATAAGGAAGATAACAGATGGCCAGGACACAAtgttgtatataaaaatgtaccaAAGGATGCATTACCATTTACTGAATGTTTAAAAGATACTGTTGAACGAGTCTTACCATTCTGGTTTGATCACATCGCACCTGATATTTTAGCAAATAAAAAAGTTATGGTAGCTGCTCATGGAAATAGTTTAAGAGGTTTAGTCAAACATTTAGATAACTTAAGTGAAGCTGATGTATTAGAACTTAACATTCCAACAGGTGTACCTTTAGTTTATGAATTAGATGAAAACTTAAAGCCAATAAAACACTATTATTTATTAGATAgtgaagaattaaaaaagaaaatggaTGAAGTAGCCAACCAAGGAAAAGcaaaataaatcaatataaataaaatttttaattttaaccctaaatgaaatatatacacatgtatatatatatatatatatatatatattatgagacacaaaatataacataagaaatttttatttttacatattaatgttaataaagaaataaataaactatACCCTTTTGAGcatattttctttctttctttttttttttttttttattcactaatatatatatatatatatatatatatatatttatatatttatatttatatatttatataatacataagcAAAAGTGAACATATAATATGCATATGATTTTACGATTATGAGATTTTCACCCTAGTTAtagattaaaaataaaaaattaattatggCATAAGAAACTTTTTCATCCTTATAAGAAATAACGATTAAATGCATAAAGACAGCTGCTTTCGAGGTTTCCCATTTGTGGAtaatctttttatatatgcaaTTTAAATTCATCACGTACATACGTGaatatacacaaaaaaaaatatacatatatataaatatatatatatatatatatatatatattatttatttgtgcGTACACCATCTCATTTTTGTACAGGTGCACTTATCGTTACACTATTATTTGTAGGTTATAAAATGACCtcgttttccttttttaaatccatatatataatgtcgaattattaaaaatataattatttattcctATTAACTTTTCGAATTTGGAAAGAAGTACATGAAGCCAACATATGTATACGGTACTGAAGTATAAAAACAATTGAAATGTaaaagtatacatatatatatatatatatatatatattgtttcacatgataaaataataagataaatgataattttattatctttatttccatgtatttttttacttataATATTACGGGTGctataaatacattatatttaaaatatataaatatatatatatatatatttatttattgatatgcaatttttttttttttttttctttctctttttttaataataacaattatattttcatttatgttttttatatattatacataaaagggttacatatatatatatatatatatataatgtatttagatatatattttttttatattttgttatactataaaataatttttctttttttgaatatgtaTTTTTGTCTTCCATGTGTGcaaacttaaaaaaaaaaaaaaaagaaaaaattgaagaaataaaaatagctaaaatatttattatgccTTTTTTGAGTAATATGAAAAaactataataaaaaaaataaaatgacatattattatcatattatatatatgtaatatatatatatatatatatatatatatatatattatatatatatattatatatatatattatatataatattataatatatatataatatatacattttaataatattaataaaatatacaatatagtatattaacattattatatatatatatatatatatatatatatgtatataataatacatataatatataataatatatactttaataatatactaTTCAAATTAAACAACgcaaggaaaaaaaaaaaaaaaaaaaaaaaaaaaaaggaaatgcataataaaaatattaaaaatataaaattcataaattataaaaaaaaaaagataaaataacagaaaaaaaatgaaacataagaattatataattttcaagGCAATTTTAACATaaatttgttcttttttttttttataattattattcttatttatttattttatatatatatatatatatatatatatatatatttttttttttttattattttatttcatttttgtgTTGTTCTTATAATGGTTgattggttttttttttctttttttttttttttttgaagtatagctttattatatatattatccatttaaaaaaaaatttgtaatttttttttggatatgtataatataaaattttggaAATAAACaacttttattaaaaaaaatatatatttatatatatatatatatatattactatatgtatatgttgaaggttttcattttatttttatatttttaattaaagtTGGATATACAGAATGACACTGTAAGTTACcaaaatttttatgattataattatttgtttaaTGAGTACGAAGACAAATTTTACcttgaaataataataaaataaaataaaaaagataaaaaaaaaaaaaaatagttgattaaaaatataaagatataatgTCTGCCATAAAAAACGCGGTCACGTATTACTTTGCCATcgtatcattattttctgcAGTTTTTTTGTCAATCATTGGtcttatgttattatatgattCCGATTCGCTAGAATTACATGGAGACAAATCAGAAAAGGTCAAGCCTTCATTTATTTGTGCAGGGGTAAGACAAATCAAAACATGAAATGCATACGtacatatgtatgtatatatatatatatatatatatatatatatatatatatatatttatatatttatat
This Plasmodium falciparum 3D7 genome assembly, chromosome: 11 DNA region includes the following protein-coding sequences:
- a CDS encoding phosphoglycerate mutase, putative; translation: MTTYTLVLLRHGESTWNKENKFTGWTDVPLSEKGEEEAIAAGKYLKEKNFKFDVVYTSVLKRAICTAWNVLKTADLLHVPVVKTWRLNERHYGSLQGLNKSETAKKYGEEQVKIWRRSYDIPPPKLDKEDNRWPGHNVVYKNVPKDALPFTECLKDTVERVLPFWFDHIAPDILANKKVMVAAHGNSLRGLVKHLDNLSEADVLELNIPTGVPLVYELDENLKPIKHYYLLDSEELKKKMDEVANQGKAK